gtagacatttttgtgTGTGACGTTGTTGAGCTTTCTGTAGTCCACCACAAGCCGTAAggaaccatctgccttttttacaaacattacTGGGGCACCTGCTGACAAAGTACTGGGGCAAATCTTGCCTGtttgtcctagatgtctgttgggacgtcaagggcacaggtgcttgtggccatgtaTCTAATACAAagtactgcttaaggcggtggagTTCtaacctacaacaacaagctaactaactacaatgaccacatgctgtaaggcggcggcgagctacgtatgtacagtgagaacaacacttaaggcgtgtgactaagtaattactgggctgtatggcccttgtacagtgtggagatatgacaagaggtaatcaacctgggtgttaccatggttggttggcctccttatatattacaagggtggactaattacaaatacatgatatgcaatactgtatcaaataagaaccctgctccgcagttagtcttactcatgcatacgtgtcactgacgtgtcatggtgatgtcataggtggaggtggctatgtgtgctgagtaagcgcggatggggacgtggcttggcgctttagcgtatgatataagcgccagggtcacgtgatcaaaaatgttgtccaattgcctttgtttaaaattgagaaaatgggaataaattccctggtattgagtgtgtctacaacactgttGCTAGTTtcttgtcaatgtgttgtttcagtGCCTTGGACTCCGCATCTGTCATGCTGTAAATTGGTCCAGGGGAGAGCTTGGCATCCAGGGTGAGGTCAATTGCAATGttgtactccctatgtgggggGAGCaccttgaactcttcctccccaaatactttggcaaattcatggtattgTGTGGGAAGGTCTGCCAACAGATtggggtctgcttcttcctctgaggcTATTTGTACTTGGTCAGGGAAAGTAATGGTACCTAGGGACCAATCAATGaggggtgactcctgagtcagccaagtcatgcctaggatGGCAGGGGTGTTCCCTATGGGGcatacaaggaaaggaatggagtGTGGGTGGCTGTTGGCCAAAACTGCAagttggacctggtgccaaatgcagccagtctgggatatagtactgtctaacattctcactacttgtggattttcaagtagggtttttgggatttttagCTTTTTGACTAAGGCCAGGGATATAAAGTTGGAGGtagcgcctgagtcaatgagggttttgataggGTCTGTTGGAAAATCACACAGTGTTATGTCTAAGAATAGGAGTGGTTTCTTGTTTGAGTCCATagcaatatttacaaactcCAAGACAGATACATGTGGTACTTTTTTGAGACCAAGGGTTTGACGGTAATCCTTGGCCTTATTCTTTTTCCAACTCCTCCTGAGCTATTTTTGCCATTTCTTTGAttgtggccttccatccattggggcattgtttgatgccatggcCCTTCTGCCCACATTTGACACAGAGTCCCAAGGCGTGGCaacggtccctttcttctggtGTAACATAATTGGGGTCTTCCAATAGGCAGACCCATTGTATGGTGTTGGTAGAAGTGGTAGTGGTTGCGGTGACCAGGGGCTTGCCTGCTTTCTTGGGCctgttctccttgtttttgcAGCAAGTATTGTCTATTTTTATTGAGGCCGCAAAGATAGCTTCAAGATTGTCAGGAATATTATCCttggtgtcctagacatccttagggggcgtcaaggcagcaggcacttgtggccatatggaCTGAGtaagaaccgcgtaaggtggtggggggaactacctacaacaacagactacctaactacaatgaccacgcaCTATAAGGCAGTGGTGAACTACATTTGTACAGTGAGagcaacgcttaaggcatgtatctaagtaacttactgggctgtaaggcccttgtacaagtggtgatgcaacaagaggtaatcaacctgggtgttaccatggttggttggcctccttatatattacagaggtgaactaattacaaatgtataatatgcaaaatcataaccaataagaaccctgctctgcagtcagccttactcatgcatacgtgtcactgacgtgtcatagtgatgtcatcaagtggaggtggctacatatgctgagttaagcgcagatggggatgtggcttggcgcttagtgtatggtataagcaccaatgtcacgtgattgaaaatgttgtccatttatctttgtttaaaattgagaaaattggaataaattccgtggtatcaattgtgtctacaacactgccccccctttaagggccttggtggcgccaagggccttcttcttcatttCCTTCTCAAAAATTTTTAGAATTTTTTTGgtgtttttgaggttttccctttgttcccaggtattttcctctgatctgtagcctttccatttaactcTAAAGAACCACTCtctgttcctttcttccatgtctgttatcccttctactttgtattcttcctccccatccATGGTGACTGGAGGTGGATGGTTCTTGAAGGCGCGTTTGTTGTCCCTTTTAACCTTAGATAGTAATCCCACATAGAAAACATTATGGATGCACATTGTGGGTGGCAACTCAAGTTGGTAAGCATGGTCAGAGACCTTTTTGATAACCTTGAATAGCCCCAGGCATTGTTCCGTTAGTTTGGGGCTCAGGGTTTTGAAGTTGACGTTTCTGGCGTcaagccaggcttcttctctGATTTCAAAGTTTATTGGGCTTCCCTCTTTCCCAGCAGTCATCTTTGTCttggattgccggagtgctgcttccacctccttccattgtgcttccatgcGTTGGGCTAGGTTGTTGGCTTTGGGGACGTCCATTGGTACGTTGGACGGAGTTAGggtaggttcccatccatacaggGCTTTAAATGGGGTTCTCCTGGTACTACTATGTACAGCATTATTATaagcaaattccgccatagGGAGCCACTTGGTCCAGTCCTGTTGATTTAACCCTGAGTATGCtctgaggaagtgttcaatagaagggttgacttgttctgtttgcccattgctctgggggtggtatgccaaggagaagtggggatcTATTCCCAGGCATTTGTACAGTGCCgtcaggaatttgttgttaAAGACCCTTCCTCTATCCAAGATTGTTTTTTCAGGCATACCATGCCATTTCCAGACATGCTCCAGGAATATTTCTGCTAGCTTGGGGGCCTTCAatttcttggagcatttgacaaatatcCTGTACTTAGTAAAGCTATCAACCACAACTAAGATTGAGTTGTGGTTTCCGTCTTTGGgaaggtctactatcatattgtaaggcacatgttgccagggtctagtAGGGGTTTCAAGAGGTTGAGGTGGAATGGGCACATATTTGGGCTTCTTGATCTGTTGACATGTTTCACACaaatccacatgccagtatgtATTGGTGCAAATccctggccagtagtaatctTGTGAAACCAGTTCTAGGGTCTGTTGCCTGCCTGGGTGACTGGCTAatgggctgtcatggaaaaTCTGGAGGAGATCCGTTCTTAGGGTTCCAACATCAGGGACCACAATTTGACCCtggtagaagagtaggcCTGCTTCCATCTGATAGTCTTTAAATGCCTGTTTGATGGTTGGAGGCACCTTTGATTTGTTCTGGAGGAACTGCAGAATTTCCTCTAAGGATTCATCCTGGTCTAGGGTGGCTTCACTTTGGCATTGGAGTTCCTTTTCAGGCGTTACTAAAGCTAAGTTGGCAAATACGGGGtcagggagcatggtctggttgGCAGGGGAATATCAGCATGATCTGACCGGCATGATAAGGCATTGGGTTTGCTggactgttttcctggtctgtacacaatttggaagttatagccAGCCAGTAGGAGGTGCCATTGGGCGTGGTGCCAGTTAAAGGTTTGCAACTctttccagtattccaagttccagTGGTTGGTAAAAATGGTGATGGGGTGGTTTGTCCCTTCTAGGAAGATGCACCAGTATTCAAAAGAGCAGATGATGGCAagaagttccttgtcatgtgtgtcatagttttGTTCTGCCCCTTTGAAGGATTCTGACAAGAAACCTAGAGGGTGTAGGCGTCCATCATCCTGTTGTTGACTCAGTATAGAACCCAAGGCTGCTCCCAATGTGTCTGTCTCAAGAAAATAGGGCTTTGTGGGGTTGGCATGGCAGAGtacaggggcgttggtaatggCGTTTTTTagcccttggaatgcttcctcttcctttGTTTCCCACTTCCACGGtgtgtccttcttgaccaggttatgtaggggcctggccatgtgactgaaattggcaacaaaccgTTGTAgaaagttggcaaacccaaggaaggattgtacttccttaaccttggtTGGTGTGGGCCATTCCTGCACTgcttggattttgagcttatccagactgaaCCCTTTATCCAAGACCATGATGCCCAAGTATTCTATGGCggtgacatggaaggtaCATTTTGAGGCCttacagaatagctggtTATCCATAAGCCGTCAAAGCACTTTGTGGACATGCTTAGTGTGGGtagcgtcatcctttgagtaaataagtgttataacctcctaacatataccactggaattgcacaatttttctattatttttagcattttttacgaactctttatcttatgtttttcaatcacatgatcttggcgcttattatgccaagatgccgcgccaagataccGTGCCAAGGATGCCCAGAAatatccacgcttctgcacagcctgcaacacgcttctcttttcccacatgtagtcttcctttcacacacgcacagaccacatgtacttagaagtttgtctatatatacagcaggaaaattgcttggaaccccaagtcaattttaccttgtctcttactcattggagaaggtatccagccagctaagtagccggcccccagtaccAGTAGTCACACTTACCCCTTgattactcatcacacctcccaggcctaaggcccccttgtccaCACTCAGCAGTAGTAgtctgccttaagcggtagtagttagccttaattatgtagattagataagcagtgtctgtattagttacggccttaagcgcccgtcactagcaagtacccaccttacagtggtgtacaacaataaGGATGTCATCTAGGTAGATGatcacgcatacatccagtagaTCCTTGAAGAGTTTGtccatgaagtgctggaaggtGGCAGGAGCATtggtcaggccaaaggtcatgactaGGGATTTGTaaaggccgtacttggtgcagaaggcggttttccattcatcaccttccttgacttggacattgttgtaaccccattgtagGTCCAATttagtaaagaccttggcgccgcagagctgggccataaggtcattGGGTTGTGGCAGGGGGTAAacattcttctttgtccAGTTGTTGAGGCAACAGTAGTTGACAACCAAACagcgggagccatccttttttggtacaaacatcacaggggagctgatagaagatttgctggggcggatttttCCTGCCTTCaacttgtccctgagccagtcctttaATGTAGCAGACTCAGCATTGGTCATACTGTAAAGGGGGGAGTTGAGGGGTCCTTCTTTGGTGAGTTTGatcccaatgtcataatgccggtgtgggggaagcttattgaattcttcctccccaaataccttggcatattggtggtattctgggggtactccttcaagggggttcttatcagcttcttcctcttcagcaatggccacatgttctggCGGGGCTTGGGGGAAGGTAAGGGTGCgcatgttccaatcaatttctgggttgtgggcatccaaccacttcaatcccaagatagcagcatgagaccctgtgttacagatgaggaaggtctcagtcatttgtttgccatcaagggagaaggttagaactgccttcttccagattttgccggcctgggggcttgacccatcaagcatagtaatGGTATGGGGTTTGGGtaggtcaatgagtgggaggcggagtagttctGCAGTGCGTGGGTGTAGGAAGgaggatgtggcgcctgaatctatcaggacttctaaagGTTCTGCTTGTTTTTCTGGTGtgattgaaattgtgaagagtggtgAGATTTTATTTGGGctactagatatattacaaatttctacacaaccagagtccttggggtccttgcgcgcagcagcaggtacccttactcttttcccaattggtacttggagtctttgccagttttggcggtttccttggctttccccttatcctctataggggtggccttccagcccgtggggcattccgcaaacttgtggcccattttacTGCATTTAATACAAGCGCCAACGGCGCGGCAGCAATTTCTTTCCTCTTctgacacaaagttggggtcattGGAGAGTCTCTTTGAACCAGTAGTTgactggccggtacttgtcccccttgcagggTTTGGTTGCTTGCTAGACTTACTGTCCCTTGGCAGGTGGCTAGCACGTTCCTCATGGAGGGCATTattgatgacaagtgctgcattctgcagcttgagAAGGGTTTGGGGGCGGTGTTTGCAAGTtgcaatttggcggctgacctcccaatggaggccacAGGCAAACTGACCCCTAAGGGCtgcattgttccagtccagttccatggctagggttctgaactttgtgatgtagtcTGCACACGTGCTGGACTGGGTTAGGGTGGTGATCTTCTGcttggcggcccttgtggcatcagggttgccaaatgctgccaggaactcCAGTTTGAACCCTTCAACTGTTTGAATGATGACCCAGTGTGAACCAAGCTGGTTGAGGtgtggatgggcccaggccccagcggagtccttcatattcatcagaaGGAAGGACAgaacctcctgattggttgggaacatctgCAAATTGTGGCAGGTCCAGGCTAGCATCCGGGTTAACCATTGCTTAGccttgctccctattttgcctgtgtaggcatcAGGGTGGTCAACTTTGACTGGAGCGGGGTAAtgggctgctggagccggtGGGTGAGGGGCAGGGgctccaattggggattggagacgcggagatgtagggggagatgggacttgcagGGGTATGGTTCTTCTTGGTGTTGGCTGGGCAATGGGGACAAGCTCCCTTGGTTGTTCTGTCCAGAAGGGTGGCCTACtaaccaatccaataggctcaGTTTTTGGTATGGGGCGTGGTGTTTCTTCCATGGTCTTTGGCTGGGGACCCTCAGGTGTGCGGGGTCCTTgaagttggaggcttctaagcccatccttgacaacatcaatgGTTTGAGATATGTTCTCAACATTGGTTTGGGTCTcaacccctgcttccttgattttggcAATTTCCCTTTCAAGCTGTTCAacatggccaaggaggccaaggaggaggcgtgtGACGCGCTTGAGGGATACTTTGCTGAGTTTGAtagtgtcataacccatatctggaggggttattaccatatatatccactgtcaaagatatatagtatatatgatgcacagtgatatattaataatataagttgctgggggacgttgcactccccccgccccccctagctgcgggccaatgttaatgcccgcgggcaaggtctgaataatatattattatagaagagattatgtcatcccccccccacctcaaatctgtagtagtttagtatagtatttgataaaggactggagggggggaggtcatgtgaccttggtggactgtcagtctctaagtcatgagcccttagagtaatgacagttctgactgcatatatgtgagtatatgcggccttctaaagactgtggaatatcctattggtaggtggcttggtcaggagacatgccggCAAAgccatgggtcatgacagataGAGGTGGTTGGCGGAAGGTGGGGTTCCATGTATCCCTGATCAAAGGGGGATTTGGCTTGAGAGGCTGTCCtggaacaggttgccatggtagGTTGGGGGTAGGAatggccagcgtgggaagaaGCCCGCAAGGAAGAACGTGTGGGGGTGCAAAAGAGAATGATGGGAgaatggggggggggactagtaggtgcctttgtcaggacttatgagcgctttattgtatgtatacgctaaacccttgcctcaaccagCCTAGCATTGAacagttcttaccctgatcaGCTGCTGTGGACAGGCGTGATACagggcagtgcttctgcaagcaggtggattggctgtctagggtcaCTAACAAAAGGTGCAGCAACCAGTGGTAAGCAGGCAATTAGAACCcatctgccttatagcaatttggtactgagtggggacaacgctggtttgattattgacagcaaaaggcaatcccaatcacttgatttcccttgtgctagtacagggggccttc
The window above is part of the Rhizoctonia solani chromosome 7, complete sequence genome. Proteins encoded here:
- a CDS encoding Retrotransposable element Tf2 protein gives rise to the protein MGYDTIKLSKVSLKRVTRLLLGLLGHVEQLEREIAKIKEAGVETQTNVENISQTIDVVKDGLRSLQLQGPRTPEGPQPKTMEETPRPIPKTEPIGLVSRPPFWTEQPRELVPIAQPTPRRTIPLQVPSPPTSPRLQSPIGAPAPHPPAPAAHYPAPVKVDHPDAYTGKIGSKAKQWLTRMLAWTCHNLQMFPTNQEVLSFLLMNMKDSAGAWAHPHLNQLGSHWVIIQTVEGFKLEFLAAFGNPDATRAAKQKITTLTQSSTCADYITKFRTLAMELDWNNAALRGQFACGLHWEVSRQIATCKHRPQTLLKLQNAALVINNALHEERASHLPRDSKSSKQPNPARGTSTGQSTTGSKRLSNDPNFVSEEERNCCRAVGACIKCSKMGHKFAECPTGWKATPIEDKGKAKETAKTGKDSKYQLGKDSPNKISPLFTISITPEKQAEPLEVLIDSGATSSFLHPRTAELLRLPLIDLPKPHTITMLDGSSPQAGKIWKKAVLTFSLDGKQMTETFLICNTGSHAAILGLKWLDAHNPEIDWNMRTLTFPQAPPEHVAIAEEEEADKNPLEGVPPEYHQYAKVFGEEEFNKLPPHRHYDIGIKLTKEGPLNSPLYSMTNAESATLKDWLRDKLKAGKIRPSKSSISSPVMFVPKKDGSRCLVVNYCCLNNWTKKNVYPLPQPNDLMAQLCGAKVFTKLDLQWGYNNVQVKEGDEWKTAFCTKYGLYKSLVMTFGLTNAPATFQHFMDKLFKDLLDVCVIIYLDDILIVVHHCKLFCKASKCTFHVTAIEYLGIMVLDKGFSLDKLKIQAVQEWPTPTKVKEVQSFLGFANFLQRFVANFSHMARPLHNLVKKDTPWKWETKEEEAFQGLKNAITNAPVLCHANPTKPYFLETDTLGAALGSILSQQQDDGRLHPLGFLSESFKGAEQNYDTHDKELLAIICSFEYWCIFLEGTNHPITIFTNHWNLEYWKELQTFNWHHAQWHLLLAGYNFQITMLPDPVFANLALVTPEKELQCQSEATLDQDESLEEILQFLQNKSKVPPTIKQAFKDYQMEAGLLFYQGQIVVPDVGTLRTDLLQIFHDSPLASHPGRQQTLELVSQDYYWPGICTNTYWHVDLCETCQQIKKPKYVPIPPQPLETPTRPWQHVPYNMIVDLPKDGNHNSILVVVDSFTKYRIFVKCSKKLKAPKLAEIFLEHVWKWHGMPEKTILDRGRVFNNKFLTALYKCLGIDPHFSLAYHPQSNGQTEQVNPSIEHFLRAYSGLNQQDWTKWLPMAEFAYNNAVHSSTRRTPFKALYGWEPTLTPSNVPMDVPKANNLAQRMEAQWKEVEAALRQSKTKMTAGKEGSPINFEIREEAWLDARNVNFKTLSPKLTEQCLGLFKVIKKVSDHAYQLELPPTMCIHNVFYVGLLSKVKRDNKRAFKNHPPPVTMDGEEEYKVEGITDMEERNREWFFRVKWKGYRSEENTWEQRENLKNTKKILKIFEKEMKKKALGATKALKGGADTKDNIPDNLEAIFAASIKIDNTCCKNKENRPKKAGKPLVTATTTTSTNTIQWVCLLEDPNYVTPEERDRCHALGLCVKCGQKGHGIKQCPNGWKATIKEMAKIAQEELEKE
- a CDS encoding Transposon Ty3-G Gag-Pol polyprotein; the protein is MDSNKKPLLFLDITLCDFPTDPIKTLIDSGATSNFISLALVKKLKIPKTLLENPQVVRMLDSTISQTGCIWHQVQLAVLANSHPHSIPFLVCPIGNTPAILGMTWLTQESPLIDWSLGTITFPDQVQIASEEEADPNLLADLPTQYHEFAKVFGEEEFKVLPPHREYNIAIDLTLDAKLSPGPIYSMTDAESKALKQHIDKKLATVL